In one Bryobacteraceae bacterium genomic region, the following are encoded:
- a CDS encoding carboxypeptidase-like regulatory domain-containing protein — protein MWTRRTLFLAVLAGALPLMADAPMTRLQIEVKNQRGKPIERASVVVKFIAGRSAAKFGKKIKTSWELRTNQDGLVKIPPIPQGDILIQVIAKGYQTHGKTYTVEEEEKTVSVELNPPQPQYSVHTDSKPETKN, from the coding sequence ATGTGGACAAGACGCACGCTATTTCTGGCCGTACTCGCGGGCGCGCTTCCGCTTATGGCCGATGCCCCGATGACGCGGCTGCAGATCGAGGTGAAGAACCAGCGCGGCAAACCGATTGAGCGCGCCAGCGTGGTGGTGAAGTTCATCGCCGGGCGGTCTGCCGCCAAGTTCGGCAAGAAAATCAAGACAAGTTGGGAACTGCGGACCAACCAGGATGGGCTCGTGAAGATCCCGCCGATTCCGCAGGGCGATATCCTCATCCAGGTGATTGCGAAGGGCTACCAGACGCACGGCAAGACCTACACGGTCGAGGAAGAGGAAAAGACGGTCTCGGTGGAGTTGAATCCACCGCAGCCACAGTACTCGGTTCACACCGACAGCAAGCCTGAGACGAAGAATTAG